A window of the Zeugodacus cucurbitae isolate PBARC_wt_2022May chromosome 4, idZeuCucr1.2, whole genome shotgun sequence genome harbors these coding sequences:
- the LOC105215785 gene encoding uncharacterized protein LOC105215785: MAVLERNGNLNIWWFPKEFSQSRYGEYHHSGTNSCTLITLILADMVAKEGRGFYCQRMQDLPPRAVEIFAEGINKGNSAYAHLIATSADPERSGGVALQITANQNLNIPDALNVLKRQPHFRLKEWFFTHMQADPERESCRTIALRLLQAVNTGLQQFRQAGKVNEHFLFAAMISDNRTVLFVIEFPANLITFFDSHQHGRDAGAVVAQCNIRDMFDMMNWFVNMNHDVYSSQPHIYEVSFLLPDPSGMPTPSKGEKCEVSQLKNNMSLAKKMQKK; the protein is encoded by the coding sequence ATGGCGGTCCTCGAGCGCAATGGCAACTTGAATATCTGGTGGTTTCCCAAGGAGTTCAGTCAGTCGCGCTACGGCGAGTACCATCACAGCGGCACCAATTCGTGCACTCTAATCACGCTCATCCTGGCCGATATGGTCGCGAAAGAGGGGCGTGGATTCTATTGCCAACGCATGCAGGATCTACCACCGCGTGCTGTGGAAATCTTTGCCGAAGGCATAAATAAGGGCAACAGCGCCTACGCACATCTGATCGCCACCAGTGCGGATCCGGAGCGCAGCGGCGGCGTTGCCCTGCAAATAACGGCCAATCAAAATCTCAACATACCGGACGCGCTGAATGTGCTCAAGCGACAGCCACACTTTCGCCTCAAAGAGTGGTTCTTCACGCACATGCAAGCCGATCCCGAGCGTGAGTCGTGCCGCACCATTGCGCTGCGTCTGCTGCAGGCGGTCAATACCGGCCTGCAGCAGTTTCGCCAGGCGGGCAAGGTCAATGAGCATTTCCTATTCGCCGCAATGATTTCCGACAATCGCACCGTTCTATTTGTTATCGAGTTTCCGGCGAACCTCATCACCTTCTTCGATTCGCATCAGCATGGACGTGACGCGGGTGCTGTGGTGGCGCAGTGCAACATCCGCGACATGTTCGACATGATGAACTGGTTCGTGAACATGAATCACGATGTCTACTCCAGCCAGCCGCACATATACGAGGTCTCGTTTCTACTACCCGATCCATCGGGTATGCCAACACCCTCCAAGGGGGAGAAATGCGAGGTCTCACAGTTGAAGAACAATATGTCGCTTGCGAAGAAAATGCAGAAGAAATGA